One window from the genome of Anguilla rostrata isolate EN2019 chromosome 5, ASM1855537v3, whole genome shotgun sequence encodes:
- the LOC135255509 gene encoding tropomyosin alpha-1 chain isoform X5: MAGLTSLEGVKRKIKSLQEQADVAEEKAERLQKELDLERKARESAEADVASLNRRIQLVEEELDRAQERLATALQKLEEAEKAADESERGMKVIENRASKDEEKLELQEIQLKEAKHIAEEADRKYEEVARKLVIIEGDLERTEERAELSEGKCSELEEELKTVTNNLKSLEAQAEKYSQKEDKYEEEIKVLTDKLKEAETRAEFAERSVAKLEKTIDDLEDELYAQKLKYKAISEELDHALNDMTSI; this comes from the exons ATGGCAGGATTAACATCGCTGGAAGGcgttaaaaggaaaataaaatcccTGCAAGAGCAGGCTGACGTTGCTGAAGAAAAAGCTGAAAGGCTGCAGAAAGAACTGGATTTGGAACGAAAAGCAAGAGAATCA GCTGAGGCTGATGTCGCCTCCCTGAACAGACGCATCCAGCTGGTTGAGGAGGAGTTGGATCGCGCCCAGGAGCGTCTGGCCACTGCTCtgcagaagctggaggaggcTGAGAAGGCTGCAGATGAGAGCGAGAG AGGCATGAAGGTCATTGAGAACAGGGCATCCAAGGATGAGGAGAAGTTGGAGCTGCAGGAGATCCAGCTTAAGGAGGCCAAGCACATTGCTGAGGAGGCTGACCGCAAATACGAGGAG GTGGCCCGTAAGCTGGTGATCATTGAGGGTGATCTTGAGCGTACAGAGGAACGTGCTGAGCTGTCTGAAGG CAAATGCTCTGAGCTTGAGGAAGAGTTGAAAACTGTGACCAACAACCTGAAGTCACTGGAGGCCCAGGCTGAGAAG TACTCGCAGAAGGAAGACAAGTATGAAGAGGAGATTAAGGTCCTCACCGACAAGCTGAAGGAG GCTGAGACCCGTGCTGAGTTCGCTGAGAGATCAGTAGCCAAGCTCGAGAAGACCATCGATGACCTGGAAG ATGAGCTGTACGCCCAGAAACTGAAGTACAAAGCCATCAGCGAGGAGCTGGATCACGCTCTCAACGACATGACTTCCAT ATAA